TATTTTGTACTCCGTCTATATATTGGTTGTTTTAAGTTAAAGATTCCGTGGTTGTAACGTTGTTGCAGCTTAAGACAATGAGATTACAAGAATTGGCTGAGGGTTTAAAGattcagagacaaaataatgATATTAAAGGGAAAAATGTTGTAGTGGAAAATAGTGAAGTGCTAGATGTAAGATTGAAAGGAAACGAAAAGGTCAACGAGGGTTATGATCAGAAAGCGCTAGATGAATTGTAAGCTTCCTAAGGAACTGTGGTTCTCTGGATTTCCTATATGGTGGTTTAAAGTATGTTTTAACGAGTGAATTTAGGTTGGCAGCTTCGATTGCGGCCGAGGAAGATGGGAGTTTTACGACAAATTTGTCGGCATCTGTTAGTGGTGTTGCTATTGATGAAGAGGACGACGAGGATGAGGAAACGATACTTGTAAGTGTTCTttgttttgaagatttcttctacgtatcaaaatttttaattttctattCTTGCAATGTGAACGAAAACTTCAGGGAATTTGCTAGTTGTGTTTGGAACTTATGCATTTCTTTTTAAGTAACATGAGGTTAATGAACTTACTGGTATCACGGGTAGTATCTTACGGTATTCGATATCAAGTTGATTTGAGACGGCAAAAGAAACTATAATGGTGATCATTCGGTGTGGCATGTTATTCATAAGATTCATTTTAATGGCATCTGCTTGTAAGAGCTAAGGTTCCCTGCAAGTTTGTCGTCCCCTTGTGACTGCTCCAGAACTTTTTTgtattgttttgttttgctttggtCTATAAACTAGTATATTATGGTACATCAGTATATAAATTTCTTATATTTGTTAAAAGTTTGTGTTTAAAAAGAATAATTATAACTGATCTTGCAGCCAACAATGCATTGCAAAGTTGATCCATCAGTTCTGGCGTCTCTGCCTCCCTCTCTTCAGCTCGATCTTCTTGTTCAGGCAAGTGTTCTGATATCGGCGACCATGtaatttcttttacttttttccTTAACCTGACATGTGCCGTCTTTCAATTGTATATTGAATAATGACAGTAGTGCTTGTTTACAGATGAGAGAGGGGTTGATGGCTGAAAATAGACAGAAATATCAAAAAGTAAAGAAGGTAGAATTTCTGCTTCACCCATATTCATAAACTGAAAATTTTATATTGCTGGGTGTCTGCGATCCTTCTCTAAAGATAACACCAGTCAAATAATATATATGATCATGCTGTGATCGAATGTCTTATAGTATTATTCATGCTCTGCTGTTCTGCTCTACTATTAGAGTTTATCTCATTAGAGTCAGAATCTAAGCTCTTTCAAACTGTTGACTGGTTGTTCTTTACATCTAGGCCCCTGCAAAGTTTTCTGAGCTGCAAATACAGTCATATCTTAAGACTGTTGCTTTTCGTCGAGAGATAGATGAGGTGCAGAAAGCTGCTGCTGGAAGGGGAGTTGGTGGGGTGCAGACATCACGGATAGCTTCCGAAGCAAATAGAGAATTTATATTCTCGTCATCATTTACTGGGGACAAAGAGTAAGGGTTATTTCCATGAATTGGTGGTATTTACATGCTTTATCCTTTAGTCTCTAATCAGCAGAGAACTGAATGACATTTTGTTTTTCTCCGATGGGAAAAAACTTCTGTCGAGAGACAATACTTCTGTCAAGAGACAATTCTAGTTTTATTAATCTAATGTTACAGCAAGTATGGCTGGCTTCATGACTTAAACAGTATGTTTGTGTGCAATAAACCGGTTTTCTTAAcatattctttctttttcttttattgatACAGTAGAATTCTAGTATTCATGTACCCTTGTTGGCCTATGTTGTTTACTAATTGCTTGACTTAAACCAACCAGAACACTTGCAAGTGCTGGAGTCAAGAGACATGGAGGTGTGGAAGGTCAGCCAGTAAGGAAGGATTCAGTTGCTTCAGATTTAACAAATCATGTTTCTGCTGTTACAGAAAAAAGATCAGCTACAGCTTCTGAACAGAACGTGCTTGGAAGTGATTTTGATGATGGTGTGGAGCGATACCTTGATGAAAGGGGGCGCCTCCGGGTAAGTAGGGTAAGAGCCATGGGCATCCGTATGACTCGAGATCTGCAGCGAAATTTGGATCTGATGAAGGAAATTGAGCAGGATAAGATGAAAGATCAAAACTCTTCAAACCTAGAGGCCTTTTTTAGTGAGAGAGTTGATGGAATTCCCGATTTTGGTGAAAATAACCATCCCCATGAAACCTCAGATGAAATGTGTAGTGCTGATGGAACTGATGATAGTTTGGTTATTCAAGGGAGGAACCTGAAAAAAGATGAGCAGTCTATTCTTGAAAGTGGACCATCAATTGAAATATCTTTCACTGAAGATGAAAATAAGTGTGAAGATAGAGACTACGAGGATGTCGATGATGATCTATTTGCTCAGTTAGTAGAAGGAAATTCAGTCTTGGTATCTTCGGCTGAAAATGCTTCTTCAGTAGATCCTTCCCATGCTTCTGTTTTAGACTGCATCTGGAAGGGAAATGTTGACGAAGAAAAAGGTGATATGTATGGCAAAGATTCTATGGAGGAAACCGGACCATCTTTAGCCAAGGGAAACAGTGATGAAAGTGACGTGGATTGGGAAGAAGGAGATCTGGATGTCCCTACTGATGCTTATCCATCTCCATATAAACCTGATACTGTTGTTGTTTCAAGAGGTTCTCTGGAAGAAGATGCTAATATCGAGGAAGCAATAAGGCGTAGTCTTGAGGACTTCACCCCAAAAAAGTCTACTATGACatcaactgaaattaaaatttccAAAATATCAGAAGAAACGATAAATGAAGGTATGGGCGGTGGATTCCCCTTTGTACTTTCTAATCCTGAAAAAGACAGCATTGAGCCTCTTGGTTTGCTTAGAGAAAATGATCCTCTGCAACGTCAAATATCATTGCAGGAAGATGGACATGAGAATCTAGATCAGATAGGTGAAAACAATGCGTTACAGATCAATGACTCTCTACCGAAGCAATCAGACTTATGCACAGATTTTAGCATTGAGACTGATAAATTGGGTGAAAGAGACCTTATTTCTAGTCTTAAAGTTTCAAGTGAAACACTCAGCGATAGTAAGAGCATTTACAGAGAGGCACCACACACAAATCTGGTTCCAGGAGAACGTGCAACGCCTAATATAATCACTGATCATTTCTTGGATGCTTTTGAAGATTCCGGGGGGACTGCTGGATTCAAAGGTGTAGGTGGAACTTCTGAGCTTAGTTCTCATGTTTCATCTGCAATGATGCATGATGCATGTGATGCTATGCTTGTTGGTGATCACCAAAAAGAGTCTGAAGTTGTTTCAACATGTCATTTAGATGAGACAGCTGCACATGCCAATACTAATGAGGTGAAACCAGTTGCACGCAGTGATGACCTTGAGCAAAATGTGGTCGTAGAAAAGTTTCTTGAGCCTTCAGTTGTGAACTCTATGATTCATGACAATCTCGAGGTTCATATGGAGGTAGACGGGGTTAGCTTAGATGAAGAAATGCTTATTTTAAGAGACGAGCGTATCAATTTAGGCGAGGAGCAGAGGAAGCTTGAGCGCAATGCAGCGTCTGTTAGCAGTGAAATGTTTGCCGAATGCCAGGTTATTTTTTAACTTCTTGTGGGGAACATATTTATCTTTTGTCGTATATACAAAGAATATGCCATTTGGCATTATGTCAATTACGTTACTGAACAAGTTTGTTATCTTTGGAGAGCTTGATTTGTGTGTCAACTGTAGAAGCTCACCTGTTGTGGTTACGCTGCTTGTATATATCATTTTGTTGCATTAAACTCACCTGTTGTGATTATGTTCCTCTCTGTCCGTATGTtctttggactgtctttattagATTTTTGTTCCGTTTTAAGGATCTTTGGCTGGTAATTCTGGTGAGCCACAATTGAATATGTTGGAGATCTTAGAGCTAGGCTACTGGAAGCCAAGCATAGTGGCTCCTGGTGCTTGGTTTGCGTATTGAATTAATCAGGCTTTTTCAAGATATCAAAACTGTCATTGTTTAGAGAACTTGTCACATGCTATGTTTTCCTCAACTTAAGCTACCTTAATATACCTACTTCTGCTTGGTGATTTTACAGGAACTGCTGCAAATGTTTGGTTTACCTTATATTATTGCACCTATGGAAGCAGAGGCTCAGTGCGCACATATGGAATTATCTGGTCTTGTGGATGGTGTTGTCACTGATGACTCGGATGTGTTCTTGTTTGGGGCAAGAAGTGTGTACAAAAATATATTCGATGATCGCAAATATGTTGAAACTTACTTTATGAAGGTATGTTTTTTACCAGCtgcattttctttcttttcttattttcagTTATGTTTGACTAGGTTGCAGAAGTTATGTGATAGTGACTCTTTGTAGTTATATATCAGGACTATTGAGGGTTAGTGCTGAATTTAGAAACAAGATTGACCGCTATTATTATGGCTTGTGTTGCTCTTTTCTATTGCAGCTTGGTATATCGAGTTTTGTCCTCACTGTTTCAGGATTTTAACTTTTCTGCTTGTGACTCCCTCAGTACCAGATTTGTTAGATATTGAAAACCTTCGCTTCTATCAGTATGAGCTTCTTTTTTCTCATGGTCACTGATATTGCAGGACATTGAGACTGAGCTCGGATTAACTAGGGATCAACTGATCCGGATGGCATTGCTTCTTGGGAGTGATTACACTGAAGGTATTAGGTAAGCTTGAGAGTAGGTTTTCTATCCCAATGATTAGGTGATGTATTATCCATATTTTTTTACTAGGCTGAACTGATAATCAGGCACTACtaagtcctcaagggagttgggggagttgggtgtagttgtgttttttcccgttagtcgtgagggagttcgagggagtctcttaaaatccccgttagtcgtgggagagtttagaagagtcttcccaactccctagaaaaccccgttagtcgtgggggagtttgaaagaaactcttaaactccctgttagtggtaaaaattagaatgatagggagtttgtttttttttgggagttctggggagttctagggagtttatagtgtatttttgcctcactccaaatctctcaaaaaagtagagattttgggagagtctctcaaactccctacactcaacacaccaaactctctcaaactctcaatactttcttacactccctcaaaatccccaagattcaaaatacattaaactccctccaactcactcgtggactaaccccctggtAGATTGTAAGATTTGCCAAATTATGTTTCAACACGTCATGGATATCCGAAAACTTCCACCTATTTATCACATGGGTTATTTGTTTTGTAATTAAGCTTCAGAGAGATGACTATATtccattttcttttatttttttctctttttcaaaGTGGAATTGGTATTGTCAATGCTATTGAAGTTGCACATGCATTTTCTGAGGAAGACGGCCTCCAACAATTCAGGGAGTGGCTTGAATCCCCTGACCCTACCATTCTAGGAAACCTTAATACTCAAAGTGGATCTAATTTGAAGAAAAGAGGGTCTAACATCAGTAGCAATGAGGTGGAGGCTGGCATTGACAGAAGAAATTCTACGGATAGCATCCCCAAACTAAAGCAGATATTCATGGACAAACATGTAAGTTTTCTCTTCTTTTGTCTATTATTGGCTCGTTATGAATGAATAAGTTCCTTCTGCTGAGACATATTTTTATCTTGTGTGCTGGGTACAGAGAAATGTGAGCAAAAATTGGCATATACCTGCATCTTTTCCAAGTGAAACAGTCATTTCTGCATATGTCTCTCCACAGGTGGACAAATCAACCGAACCCTTTTCGTGGGGAAAGCCAGATCTTTTTGTTCTTCGCAAGTGAGTTAACTTTCTATTGTTACTGTTATCAGACAGTCACATTTCGTAATATAACTGTCAATGTCATTAGAAATGATTTCCCAAGTATTAAATAGCAAAATCCCATAATGCTGCACAATTTTGTCAATTGAAATGTCTCAACTTACCCAATGATCTTTGAAGATCACTAGGAGAAGTAATTAATTTTAAAGAAATGCATCTTCGCCTGACAGTGCTCTATATTTTGTTTTTCAATCACTTTTAATTTTATGAGCTTTTAGCTctattttgttgttattttttttcccctttggtttatgggggtggggaggccttgagcATCCCATTTtgcttgtaattacgtttttttgctttaataaaccattttgacctagcaaaaaaaaaaagcatctTCGCCTGACATTATGGCCAAAACTATTTTGTTACAGATTGTGTTGGGAAAAGTTAGGATGGAATAACCAGAAGGCTGATGATTTGTTAGTACCCGTTTTAAAGGAGTACAATAAGCATGAGGTAAggttgatgatttctacttggaAGTGATCCAATTGTTAATGCATATGGAGTGATCAACTTAAATCTTCTGTTTTGTGAGATATTTCGTTTATGTGTCGGATGCAGACTCAGCTGCGATTAGAGGCATTTTACACATTCAACGAAAGATTTGCAAAGATACGTAGCAAGAGAATAAAAAAAGCTGTGAAAGGAATATCAGGTAACCGATCTTCTGAGTTGATAGAGGAACTTCCGCCAGAAGCTGCGGATGCTAGTTACAGTGTTCCTGGAACTAAGACGAAGACTGCAGAAAAATCAAACTCAAAGAAATCGAGAAAAAGAAACGAGATTGAACCTATGCCATCTGTGGTTGAGAATTTTGATACACCCATTCCAAATGTGAGTAGAGATAGTACTAAGAAAGAATCTAGTGGAAATGCAAGAGGAAGAGGGAGGGGAAGAGGGAAGGGAAGAGGGAGGGGAAGAGGGAGAGGGAAAGGGAGGGGAAAAGAAGTTCATGTATCTGAATCATCTGATACCAGCATCAGTAATGAGGATGATGAAGTGGAAATGCGAGTTGAAATAGCAGAAAAATCTTCAGAAGTGCGAAGAGTAAGTTCTCAGATAAGTTAATTTATATTTTTATGGAAGTAAATCACATATTGGCATCTGTTATCTGTATAAATTGTGATTTCCCTCTGGAAGTGAAGTTGGTTTCGTTTTGACATGATCTGTTCTCTAGCCTATTGAAAGGTCATGGATAGGTGATCAGACCTGTCAGATACATGAGTGGAACTGCATGTAGGAGGCCACTTCCATTAACCAAGTCACCTGGTTTTGACTGTCTTAGATTTTGTGTTGGAAGCTTaaattttctttttgcttttcaTAGGAAATAAACTACTAATGATGTTACTACGAACTAATATCTGAGATTGCTTTCTTTGTCTTTTCCAACTGCAAACTGTGCAGTCAAAACGACCAAGAAAGGGCGTGAGCTACACAGGGATTGATGTGGAAGCCGAAGACTCGAGTGATTCATCAAACTTAGAGAGGGTAAGGACTGACAAGGATGGTACAGTCAATCAAGAAGTATCTTGTGATAAGGGTTTGTTTGACAAGGAGGTGGAAAGCTCATTCATAGAAGATGATGGCGATTTATCCAGAGACTGCCTTGGAATGGGAGGGGGATTTTGCACAGAAGAAGGTGATCCTGAAAATGAATTGATAATGAACCGGGCAATAGATTCTGGCCCCGGAAGCAACATTCCCTCTGTCGAGGATGCGTCCTCTAAAGACTACCTCAAAATGGGTGGTGGCTTCTGTATGGATGAAGACGAGAAAGGAACTAGTAAATCGATCTCTAGCCCAGCTATAGATGTTCCAGATGAAGATAGAGGTATGAGAAAATTGGATGCTTGTGTGAATACAAATAATGACAAAGATGACGAAAAAGAGGCAAATGTAGTGAGTATACCATCCATGGAAGAAGCTGTCGTGACTGATCAGGAGTCGGCTTCAACATGTCTAAAAGCTATGCCTTTCTTGAAAAGGAAGCGGAAAAAGATTTGAAATCCTCAAACAATTTGAGAAAGAAAGGGCTGAATGATGCATCTACTCTTGTACCTACTAATTAGTTGGTTTGTTTTATGCTCTTGTGGACAGTTTTTGTTTGAGAAATTAAAAGATCTAACTGTGGatattttaagtcttttcaaaccAAACAAAGGAATATACAGATCCCCGACACAATATGCAAGATGTGTTCGAAAGAAAATGAAGATACAAGTCATATATGGTTTCATTGCGAATTCGCTAGGAAAGTGTGGATGTACTTTATGAAATCCTTCAAGATATCTTGGTGTATGCAAAGCAAAATAACTTGCTTCTTAACTTTGAAGTGTGGAGACAAAATGTATTAACCGGCAGAAACAAGAATTATTGGAATGGATTCCTTATGCAATCCTCTAGGTTCTCTGGAAAGAGAGGAATGCAAGAACATTTGGAGGGAGGAAGAAAGATAGCGATGAAATAATTTTGGAGGTTAAGGCTCTTCTCATTCTCCGGGCTTCATCTTTAGAACTGTTCAAGTTTATACCTGTAAGCATCATTCTCAAAAATTGGGAAGCTGTTGTATGTTAGAGTCTGTCATGTTGTAACTCTGGCATATGATGGTTGTAAGTTTTCAGCTGCCATGACAAATTACAGATCTCAATCAAATGGTAGGGACTAGGGATTTCTACACccctcacacacacacacaccctcttttttttttcttttcttcttcttctccaaattGTTGCCAACGAAAAGAGGAAGTAGCAGACCATCCGAGGTGACCAACAAAAATAAGGGTTTTGtttaagtttatatatatatattacgaaTAATAGTGTATTCTTCTTATTCATTGTCTTTTCTCTTTAAGGACACAACATAAAGAAGGAGAAGATGAGAAGTAGAGTAGTTGTCACATGTGTTTGTAGTAATAGAGAAAGTACACCATGTGTCAATCATGTAGATACAAGCACCATGCCACTTCAAGTGGTCGGccacttattactacaacatttcCCCTTGGATAACCACCATTACAAACTCGTTGCTTTATCAAAACATTGTCAGAAAATTTCTTCGAGGCAAAAACTGGTCGAAGGAGAAAGACAGTGTTTGAGCTTCTGGAATGGTGTTGATTGTAAAAACTTTTCTCCTTTGTAAAACTGTATCAGGAAAAACACTTAGCAGAAAAACCCGAACACTTAAAAGGAAAGGAATAACCTCAACCAAGAGGTTATATTTCTGGTGCTACTGTTGTCTCGTTAAAAACCTAACCGAGTAACAAAACCTCATGGGAAAAAGTAACTGTTTGTACCATAATATCGGGTTCCGGTACAGGCTAACTACATCACCATTAAGGGAAAATGTTTGTTGGGCCAAGCCTGGCAGACTgtatatattggtccagtttgcTGACTTATTTCCAGCGGCCTGTTTCCATCGGCCTATTGCTAAAACTCTAGAAGAAAGTTCCAGAATATTCTAGATTACTTGATAGACAAGTCTATAGAATACAACTGTACAAATACATGGTCTAAACCCTAAAGGGGGAGGATTCTAGgctagaaaatacaaaaaaatccatTGTAATTCTTATATCAATAAAACATCGCTCCCCATGGGGATTCATCCATGGATGTAGGCATCACTTGCCGAACCACCTTAAATCTCTagtgttctttatttttttttgattcacgtttgattcatattttatcatcatcatctgatcGCGTTTGGTAAGATTTATTCTTGCAAAAACAGTAACCTCGATAAAGAAAAAGAGTGCAACACACCTTCAGGTCAACATCACATCATtggatgctccccctgatgttgaCATTTCCCCATGATTTGCATGGATGGTATTGTTGTCGTCTCAGTAAacaccttgtcgagtaacaaaaccca
Above is a genomic segment from Papaver somniferum cultivar HN1 chromosome 10, ASM357369v1, whole genome shotgun sequence containing:
- the LOC113317759 gene encoding DNA repair protein UVH3-like isoform X1, with the protein product MGVHGLWELLAPVGRRVSVETLSGKRLAIDASIWMVQFMKAMRDEKGEMVWNAHILGFFRRICKLLFLRIKPVFVFDGGTPALKLRTVTARRRQRENAKAKIRKTAEKLLLNHLKTMRLQELAEGLKIQRQNNDIKGKNVVVENSEVLDVRLKGNEKVNEGYDQKALDELLAASIAAEEDGSFTTNLSASVSGVAIDEEDDEDEETILPTMHCKVDPSVLASLPPSLQLDLLVQMREGLMAENRQKYQKVKKAPAKFSELQIQSYLKTVAFRREIDEVQKAAAGRGVGGVQTSRIASEANREFIFSSSFTGDKETLASAGVKRHGGVEGQPVRKDSVASDLTNHVSAVTEKRSATASEQNVLGSDFDDGVERYLDERGRLRVSRVRAMGIRMTRDLQRNLDLMKEIEQDKMKDQNSSNLEAFFSERVDGIPDFGENNHPHETSDEMCSADGTDDSLVIQGRNLKKDEQSILESGPSIEISFTEDENKCEDRDYEDVDDDLFAQLVEGNSVLVSSAENASSVDPSHASVLDCIWKGNVDEEKGDMYGKDSMEETGPSLAKGNSDESDVDWEEGDLDVPTDAYPSPYKPDTVVVSRGSLEEDANIEEAIRRSLEDFTPKKSTMTSTEIKISKISEETINEGMGGGFPFVLSNPEKDSIEPLGLLRENDPLQRQISLQEDGHENLDQIGENNALQINDSLPKQSDLCTDFSIETDKLGERDLISSLKVSSETLSDSKSIYREAPHTNLVPGERATPNIITDHFLDAFEDSGGTAGFKGVGGTSELSSHVSSAMMHDACDAMLVGDHQKESEVVSTCHLDETAAHANTNEVKPVARSDDLEQNVVVEKFLEPSVVNSMIHDNLEVHMEVDGVSLDEEMLILRDERINLGEEQRKLERNAASVSSEMFAECQELLQMFGLPYIIAPMEAEAQCAHMELSGLVDGVVTDDSDVFLFGARSVYKNIFDDRKYVETYFMKDIETELGLTRDQLIRMALLLGSDYTEGISGIGIVNAIEVAHAFSEEDGLQQFREWLESPDPTILGNLNTQSGSNLKKRGSNISSNEVEAGIDRRNSTDSIPKLKQIFMDKHRNVSKNWHIPASFPSETVISAYVSPQVDKSTEPFSWGKPDLFVLRKLCWEKLGWNNQKADDLLVPVLKEYNKHETQLRLEAFYTFNERFAKIRSKRIKKAVKGISGNRSSELIEELPPEAADASYSVPGTKTKTAEKSNSKKSRKRNEIEPMPSVVENFDTPIPNVSRDSTKKESSGNARGRGRGRGKGRGRGRGRGKGRGKEVHVSESSDTSISNEDDEVEMRVEIAEKSSEVRRSKRPRKGVSYTGIDVEAEDSSDSSNLERVRTDKDGTVNQEVSCDKGLFDKEVESSFIEDDGDLSRDCLGMGGGFCTEEGDPENELIMNRAIDSGPGSNIPSVEDASSKDYLKMGGGFCMDEDEKGTSKSISSPAIDVPDEDRGMRKLDACVNTNNDKDDEKEANVVSIPSMEEAVVTDQESASTCLKAMPFLKRKRKKI
- the LOC113317759 gene encoding DNA repair protein UVH3-like isoform X2, giving the protein MNSSIAAEEDGSFTTNLSASVSGVAIDEEDDEDEETILPTMHCKVDPSVLASLPPSLQLDLLVQMREGLMAENRQKYQKVKKAPAKFSELQIQSYLKTVAFRREIDEVQKAAAGRGVGGVQTSRIASEANREFIFSSSFTGDKETLASAGVKRHGGVEGQPVRKDSVASDLTNHVSAVTEKRSATASEQNVLGSDFDDGVERYLDERGRLRVSRVRAMGIRMTRDLQRNLDLMKEIEQDKMKDQNSSNLEAFFSERVDGIPDFGENNHPHETSDEMCSADGTDDSLVIQGRNLKKDEQSILESGPSIEISFTEDENKCEDRDYEDVDDDLFAQLVEGNSVLVSSAENASSVDPSHASVLDCIWKGNVDEEKGDMYGKDSMEETGPSLAKGNSDESDVDWEEGDLDVPTDAYPSPYKPDTVVVSRGSLEEDANIEEAIRRSLEDFTPKKSTMTSTEIKISKISEETINEGMGGGFPFVLSNPEKDSIEPLGLLRENDPLQRQISLQEDGHENLDQIGENNALQINDSLPKQSDLCTDFSIETDKLGERDLISSLKVSSETLSDSKSIYREAPHTNLVPGERATPNIITDHFLDAFEDSGGTAGFKGVGGTSELSSHVSSAMMHDACDAMLVGDHQKESEVVSTCHLDETAAHANTNEVKPVARSDDLEQNVVVEKFLEPSVVNSMIHDNLEVHMEVDGVSLDEEMLILRDERINLGEEQRKLERNAASVSSEMFAECQELLQMFGLPYIIAPMEAEAQCAHMELSGLVDGVVTDDSDVFLFGARSVYKNIFDDRKYVETYFMKDIETELGLTRDQLIRMALLLGSDYTEGISGIGIVNAIEVAHAFSEEDGLQQFREWLESPDPTILGNLNTQSGSNLKKRGSNISSNEVEAGIDRRNSTDSIPKLKQIFMDKHRNVSKNWHIPASFPSETVISAYVSPQVDKSTEPFSWGKPDLFVLRKLCWEKLGWNNQKADDLLVPVLKEYNKHETQLRLEAFYTFNERFAKIRSKRIKKAVKGISGNRSSELIEELPPEAADASYSVPGTKTKTAEKSNSKKSRKRNEIEPMPSVVENFDTPIPNVSRDSTKKESSGNARGRGRGRGKGRGRGRGRGKGRGKEVHVSESSDTSISNEDDEVEMRVEIAEKSSEVRRSKRPRKGVSYTGIDVEAEDSSDSSNLERVRTDKDGTVNQEVSCDKGLFDKEVESSFIEDDGDLSRDCLGMGGGFCTEEGDPENELIMNRAIDSGPGSNIPSVEDASSKDYLKMGGGFCMDEDEKGTSKSISSPAIDVPDEDRGMRKLDACVNTNNDKDDEKEANVVSIPSMEEAVVTDQESASTCLKAMPFLKRKRKKI